One Mangrovimonas cancribranchiae DNA segment encodes these proteins:
- a CDS encoding DUF4295 domain-containing protein produces the protein MAKKSVASLQTGSKRLSKAIKMVKSPKTGAYMFVESIMAPDQVNDWLKKQG, from the coding sequence ATGGCAAAGAAATCAGTAGCATCATTACAAACAGGATCTAAAAGGTTGAGCAAAGCTATTAAAATGGTAAAGTCACCTAAAACTGGAGCATATATGTTTGTTGAGTCTATCATGGCTCCAGATCAAGTTAACGATTGGTTAAAAAAACAAGGTTAA
- a CDS encoding dihydrolipoamide acetyltransferase family protein, which yields MAKFELKLPKMGESVAEATITSWLKEVGDTIEADEAVLEIATDKVDSEVPSEVDGTLVEKLFNVDDVVQVGQTIAIIETDGDAPVSNNTPKEETKQETAKEPAIAEVSKTVEVAKETVEPIVSSGERFYSPLVKNIAKKESITQAELDAMPGTGKDGRVTKNDILAYLDNRSAQPAKPQSTQAQPKAAAPKTESAPVIPTGDDEVIEMTRMGKLIAHHMVESTQTSAHVQSFIEADVTKIWNWRKKVKDDFKKREGENLTFTPIFMEAVAKALRDFPMMNISMQGDTIIKKKHVNLGMAAALPDGNLIVPVIKDADQLNLVGLTKKVNDLANRARQNKLKPDEIQGGTYTVTNVGTFGSVMGTPIINQPQVGILALGAIRKVPAVVETPEGDFIGIRYRMFLSHSYDHRVVNGALGGQFVKAVKDYLEAWDSNREI from the coding sequence ATGGCAAAATTTGAATTGAAATTACCCAAAATGGGAGAAAGTGTTGCCGAGGCAACAATTACATCATGGCTAAAAGAAGTAGGTGATACTATCGAAGCCGATGAAGCAGTATTGGAAATTGCTACCGATAAAGTAGATAGCGAGGTGCCTAGCGAAGTAGATGGAACATTAGTTGAAAAACTATTTAATGTTGATGATGTTGTACAAGTAGGGCAAACCATAGCAATTATAGAAACCGATGGCGATGCGCCAGTAAGTAACAATACCCCAAAAGAAGAGACTAAGCAAGAAACGGCTAAAGAACCTGCTATTGCAGAAGTGTCAAAAACGGTAGAAGTTGCTAAAGAAACAGTTGAGCCTATAGTATCTTCAGGAGAGCGTTTTTATTCGCCACTAGTGAAAAATATTGCCAAAAAGGAAAGTATAACACAAGCTGAGTTAGACGCTATGCCTGGAACAGGGAAAGATGGTCGTGTAACAAAAAATGATATTTTAGCTTATTTAGATAATCGTTCAGCGCAACCAGCTAAACCGCAATCTACTCAGGCACAACCAAAAGCAGCAGCGCCAAAAACTGAAAGTGCTCCAGTAATTCCAACAGGAGATGATGAAGTGATAGAAATGACACGTATGGGCAAACTTATTGCACACCATATGGTAGAATCGACACAAACATCAGCGCACGTGCAAAGTTTTATTGAAGCCGATGTAACTAAAATTTGGAACTGGCGTAAAAAAGTAAAAGACGACTTTAAAAAACGTGAAGGCGAAAACTTAACGTTCACCCCAATATTCATGGAAGCTGTAGCCAAAGCATTACGTGATTTTCCAATGATGAATATCTCCATGCAAGGCGATACCATTATCAAGAAAAAGCATGTTAATTTAGGTATGGCAGCAGCCTTGCCAGACGGAAACTTGATTGTTCCAGTAATTAAAGATGCCGATCAGTTAAACCTAGTTGGGTTAACTAAAAAAGTAAACGATTTAGCCAACCGTGCTAGACAAAATAAGTTGAAACCAGACGAAATACAAGGCGGAACTTATACTGTTACCAATGTAGGAACCTTTGGTAGCGTTATGGGAACCCCAATTATTAATCAGCCACAAGTAGGTATTTTAGCGCTTGGTGCTATTAGAAAAGTACCAGCCGTTGTGGAAACACCAGAAGGCGACTTTATAGGCATTCGTTACCGTATGTTCCTATCGCACTCTTACGACCATAGAGTAGTAAATGGAGCCTTAGGTGGACAGTTTGTAAAAGCTGTGAAAGATTATTTAGAAGCTTGGGATTCTAATAGAGAAATCTAG
- a CDS encoding serine hydrolase gives MKRLIYLSLILSLYIFGCQSSDDAPNTEPESNFPVTQDLYFPPSNSEEWESIPPTSLGYNDSQIQPLLDFLEEKNTKSFIMLHHGKIVLEAYMNGHQAGTPWYWASAGKTLSTTVAGIAQDQGFLNIETPVSNYLGTGWTSAPLEKENLITNKHLLTMTSGLDDSLGDDVSSENLQYLADAGNRWAYHNVYVKIQDVVAAATNQNWDTYFENQLKNKIGMTGSWIDLDNLNVYFSNTRSMARFGLMIYANGKWEDEQIVSESYLQQATNTSQNINLAYGYLWWLNGKTSFHLPQSQIEFPGELIPNAPADMYAGLGKNDQKIYVVPSEQLVIIRMGESADGSNFALSNFDNDLWEKINAVIQ, from the coding sequence ATGAAGCGCCTTATCTACCTATCTTTAATCTTATCCCTGTATATATTTGGTTGTCAATCGTCTGACGACGCGCCAAATACAGAACCAGAAAGCAATTTTCCAGTAACTCAAGATCTTTATTTCCCGCCTTCTAATTCGGAAGAATGGGAATCTATACCTCCAACTTCATTGGGATATAATGACAGTCAAATTCAACCCTTGTTAGATTTTTTAGAAGAAAAAAACACCAAAAGCTTTATCATGCTCCATCATGGTAAAATAGTTCTGGAAGCTTACATGAACGGTCACCAAGCAGGAACGCCTTGGTATTGGGCAAGTGCAGGTAAAACCCTATCTACAACGGTTGCTGGCATCGCACAAGATCAAGGTTTTTTAAATATTGAAACACCTGTTTCCAATTACTTGGGAACTGGTTGGACTAGTGCTCCCTTGGAAAAAGAAAATTTGATAACCAACAAGCACCTACTTACCATGACCTCGGGTCTTGATGACAGTTTGGGCGATGACGTCTCTTCAGAAAACTTGCAATACCTTGCAGACGCTGGTAACCGATGGGCCTACCACAATGTTTATGTGAAAATTCAGGATGTGGTTGCAGCTGCCACAAACCAAAATTGGGATACCTATTTTGAAAATCAATTGAAAAATAAAATAGGTATGACGGGAAGTTGGATTGATCTGGATAATTTAAATGTCTATTTCAGTAATACACGAAGTATGGCTCGTTTTGGATTAATGATTTATGCCAATGGAAAGTGGGAAGATGAACAAATCGTTTCTGAATCCTATTTACAACAAGCAACCAACACATCACAAAACATTAATCTAGCTTACGGGTATTTATGGTGGTTAAATGGTAAGACTAGCTTTCATCTGCCTCAATCGCAAATAGAATTTCCAGGAGAACTTATTCCTAACGCACCAGCCGATATGTACGCTGGTTTAGGAAAAAATGACCAAAAGATTTATGTCGTTCCCAGTGAACAATTGGTCATTATAAGAATGGGAGAATCTGCTGATGGCAGTAATTTTGCCTTATCCAATTTTGATAATGACTTATGGGAAAAGATAAATGCGGTAATTCAGTAG
- a CDS encoding glycosyltransferase family 2 protein — MKLSVVILNYNVRYFLELCLISVREAIKDIDAEIIVVDNHSPDDSCQMIKDNFPEVVLIENKENLGFSKGNNIGVSKAKGEYICILNPDTVVAENTFKTLLQFSETQKKLGIVGCKLIDGAGAFLPESKRNIPTPKVALYKMLGFPKQYYANQTTQNNTGEVPILVGAFMLLKTAVYKEVGGFDEDYFMYGEDVDLSYKVLKAGYKNYYNGTTTIIHYKGESTLKDVSYAKRFYGAMQIFYKKHFKRHILFNAAVWLGIKLAYLFRRTPEEVKKQKQNVVFVSQSSIAETLEQTLNRPLKLERHLKTIENNTEVIFDNNTMTFKSIIQEMIAFSDKKAISFKILPKNATFILGSNSSKFRGEIIPLTNN, encoded by the coding sequence TTGAAACTTTCTGTTGTTATACTAAACTATAATGTGCGTTACTTTTTGGAGCTTTGCTTAATAAGTGTTCGTGAGGCTATAAAAGACATAGATGCCGAAATTATAGTCGTCGATAACCACTCGCCAGACGATAGTTGCCAAATGATAAAAGATAACTTTCCTGAAGTTGTTTTGATAGAGAATAAAGAAAATCTCGGGTTTTCTAAAGGTAATAATATTGGAGTGTCCAAGGCAAAAGGAGAATATATATGTATTTTAAATCCAGATACAGTTGTTGCAGAAAATACCTTCAAAACCCTATTACAGTTTAGTGAAACGCAAAAAAAATTAGGCATTGTAGGCTGTAAACTAATCGATGGTGCTGGAGCATTTTTACCCGAAAGCAAGCGTAATATTCCTACGCCAAAAGTTGCGCTATACAAAATGCTAGGGTTTCCAAAACAGTATTACGCTAATCAAACAACTCAAAATAACACTGGTGAGGTGCCTATTTTAGTAGGCGCTTTTATGCTGTTAAAAACAGCAGTGTATAAAGAAGTTGGTGGATTTGATGAAGACTATTTTATGTATGGCGAAGATGTAGATTTATCATACAAAGTTCTAAAAGCAGGATATAAAAATTATTACAACGGTACAACAACTATTATCCATTACAAAGGAGAAAGTACCTTAAAAGACGTTAGTTATGCTAAACGGTTTTATGGCGCTATGCAAATCTTCTACAAAAAACACTTTAAACGGCATATACTGTTTAATGCTGCTGTTTGGTTAGGTATTAAGCTAGCTTATCTATTCCGCAGAACTCCAGAAGAAGTAAAAAAGCAGAAGCAAAATGTGGTATTTGTGTCTCAATCTAGTATAGCTGAAACTCTAGAGCAAACTCTAAATAGACCTCTCAAATTAGAACGTCATTTAAAAACAATAGAAAACAATACAGAAGTTATTTTTGATAATAACACCATGACATTCAAATCAATCATTCAAGAAATGATTGCGTTTTCCGATAAAAAAGCGATATCATTTAAAATTTTACCTAAAAATGCTACCTTTATCCTAGGAAGCAATAGCTCAAAGTTTAGAGGAGAAATTATCCCCTTAACAAATAATTAA
- a CDS encoding 3'-5' exonuclease — translation MSLNLNKPICFFDLETTGINISKDRIVEISILKVYPDGKEERYTQLVNPTIPIPPETTKVHGISDEDVADKPTFNDIAKEVNTMIKDSDLGGFNSNRFDIPLLAEEMLRAEVDFDMKNRVSVDVQTIFHKMEQRTLSAAYKFYCDKTLEDAHSAEADTFATYEVLKAQIQRYDDLENDTKFLAEFSSRKKFADFAGFISYNKKGEECFSFGKHKGKRVVDVLEQEPGYFGWLLNADFPLYTKKVLTAIKLRSFNNKLS, via the coding sequence ATGAGCTTAAACCTTAATAAACCTATCTGTTTTTTCGATTTAGAAACGACGGGAATAAACATTTCAAAAGACCGTATTGTCGAAATTTCTATTTTAAAAGTTTACCCTGACGGAAAAGAAGAGCGTTATACACAATTGGTAAACCCAACCATTCCTATTCCGCCAGAAACAACAAAAGTGCATGGAATTTCAGATGAAGATGTGGCCGATAAACCAACTTTTAACGACATAGCCAAAGAAGTTAATACCATGATTAAGGATTCAGATTTAGGTGGTTTTAACTCTAATAGATTTGATATTCCGTTATTAGCCGAAGAAATGTTACGTGCCGAAGTAGATTTCGATATGAAAAATCGCGTATCTGTCGATGTACAAACTATTTTTCATAAAATGGAACAACGTACATTAAGTGCAGCCTATAAATTTTATTGCGATAAAACACTAGAAGACGCTCATAGTGCAGAAGCCGATACGTTTGCAACATACGAAGTGTTAAAAGCGCAAATACAACGTTACGACGATTTAGAGAACGACACCAAGTTTTTAGCCGAGTTTAGCTCTCGAAAAAAGTTTGCCGATTTTGCAGGGTTTATCAGTTACAACAAAAAAGGCGAAGAGTGTTTTTCCTTCGGAAAGCATAAAGGGAAACGTGTGGTAGACGTGTTAGAGCAAGAACCAGGCTATTTTGGGTGGTTGCTAAATGCCGATTTTCCATTGTATACCAAAAAAGTATTAACAGCTATTAAACTAAGAAGTTTTAATAATAAACTAAGCTAA
- the ftsY gene encoding signal recognition particle-docking protein FtsY — protein MSFFKKIFSSEKKETLDKGLEKSKTSFFNKLSKAVAGKSKVDDDVLDNLEEVLVTSDVGVETTLKVIKRIEARVSRDKYLGTDELNAILREEIAGLLSETNIGEATEFSIPQGKTPHVIMVVGVNGVGKTTTIGKLAYQFKKKGLKVVLGAADTFRAAAIDQLQVWADRVDVPIVKQSMGSDPASVAFDTLQSAVNQDADVVIIDTAGRLHNKVNLMNELTKVKRVMQKVVGDAPHDVLLVLDGSTGQNAFEQAKQFTAATEVTSLAVTKLDGTAKGGVVIGISDQFKIPVKYIGVGEGIEDLQVFNKFEFVDSFFK, from the coding sequence ATGAGTTTTTTTAAAAAAATATTTTCTTCAGAAAAAAAAGAAACCCTTGATAAAGGGTTAGAAAAATCTAAAACATCTTTTTTTAATAAATTAAGCAAAGCTGTTGCAGGTAAATCCAAGGTCGATGATGATGTACTCGATAATTTAGAAGAAGTTTTAGTAACTAGCGATGTGGGAGTTGAAACCACATTAAAGGTTATCAAACGTATTGAAGCACGTGTTTCACGCGATAAATATCTAGGAACCGATGAGCTTAACGCTATTCTTCGTGAAGAAATAGCAGGCTTGTTAAGCGAAACTAATATTGGCGAAGCTACCGAGTTTTCTATTCCTCAAGGCAAAACACCACATGTTATTATGGTAGTTGGCGTAAATGGTGTAGGAAAAACAACTACTATAGGAAAATTAGCCTACCAATTTAAAAAGAAAGGTTTAAAGGTTGTTTTAGGTGCTGCCGATACCTTTAGAGCTGCCGCTATCGATCAACTTCAAGTTTGGGCGGATCGTGTAGATGTACCTATTGTAAAACAATCTATGGGAAGCGATCCAGCTTCGGTAGCTTTCGATACGTTACAGAGTGCTGTAAATCAAGATGCCGATGTGGTAATTATAGATACTGCTGGCCGACTTCATAATAAAGTAAACTTAATGAACGAGCTTACAAAAGTAAAGCGCGTTATGCAAAAAGTAGTTGGCGATGCACCACACGATGTGTTATTGGTATTAGATGGTTCTACAGGACAAAATGCTTTCGAGCAAGCCAAACAATTTACAGCAGCTACAGAAGTTACCTCTTTAGCCGTAACTAAGCTTGATGGAACAGCAAAAGGTGGTGTGGTGATTGGGATTTCAGATCAATTTAAAATTCCAGTTAAATATATTGGCGTTGGCGAAGGTATTGAAGATTTACAAGTATTTAATAAGTTTGAATTTGTAGATTCATTTTTCAAGTAA
- a CDS encoding Hpt domain-containing protein, with amino-acid sequence MEENYKLFRVRELADNDEDFIKALVGAFLEEVPEDAERLKKAVAEKDYHTAYQAAHKMKPTVDLFELGVLADLIEVQDWGKFEKTDLDITNKLHIVLEAVDNATQELKSDYNL; translated from the coding sequence ATGGAAGAAAATTACAAACTATTTAGAGTAAGAGAACTGGCAGATAATGATGAGGATTTTATAAAAGCACTAGTTGGAGCTTTTTTAGAAGAAGTACCAGAAGATGCCGAACGTCTTAAAAAAGCCGTTGCAGAAAAAGACTATCATACAGCATATCAAGCGGCTCATAAAATGAAACCTACAGTCGATTTGTTTGAACTAGGTGTTCTGGCAGACTTAATAGAGGTACAAGATTGGGGTAAATTTGAAAAAACAGACTTAGATATCACCAATAAGTTACATATTGTTTTAGAAGCTGTAGACAATGCAACTCAAGAATTAAAATCAGATTATAATTTGTAA
- the recR gene encoding recombination mediator RecR has product MEFSSKLLEKAVNEMSQLPGIGKRTALRLVLHLLNQPEEQSIQLANALSQLRTEINFCKSCHNISDTELCEICSNPRRTAEIICVVEDVRDVMAIENTSSFKGLYHVLGGKISPMDGIGPTDLNIQSLVEKVKNGQVKELIFALGSTMEGDTTNFYIYKQIQDYGVETSTIARGISVGNELEYTDEITLGRSIVNRIPFETSLKS; this is encoded by the coding sequence ATGGAATTTTCTTCAAAATTATTGGAAAAAGCAGTTAACGAAATGTCGCAACTTCCGGGTATTGGAAAACGAACAGCTTTACGTTTGGTGTTACATTTATTAAATCAGCCAGAAGAACAGTCTATACAATTAGCTAATGCTTTAAGTCAGCTTAGAACTGAAATCAACTTTTGTAAAAGTTGCCATAATATTAGCGATACAGAGCTTTGTGAGATTTGCTCAAATCCAAGAAGAACAGCCGAAATAATTTGTGTTGTTGAAGATGTGCGTGATGTTATGGCTATAGAAAATACAAGCTCGTTTAAAGGGTTGTATCATGTGTTAGGGGGGAAGATTTCACCAATGGATGGTATTGGACCTACCGATTTAAATATTCAATCTTTAGTTGAAAAAGTAAAAAATGGTCAAGTAAAAGAACTTATTTTTGCGTTAGGCTCTACTATGGAAGGCGATACGACAAACTTTTACATTTATAAGCAAATTCAAGATTACGGTGTAGAAACATCAACAATTGCCAGAGGAATTTCCGTAGGAAATGAATTAGAATATACAGACGAAATTACCCTTGGACGAAGTATAGTAAATAGAATTCCTTTTGAAACGTCTTTAAAATCATAA
- the rpmG gene encoding 50S ribosomal protein L33, with amino-acid sequence MAKKGNRIQVILECTEHKESGQPGTSRYITTKNKKNTPDRMEIKKYNPILKRMTVHKEIK; translated from the coding sequence ATGGCAAAGAAAGGTAATAGAATACAAGTTATATTAGAATGTACAGAGCACAAAGAATCTGGACAACCAGGAACGTCTCGTTACATTACAACAAAAAATAAAAAGAATACGCCAGATAGAATGGAGATTAAAAAATACAATCCTATTCTTAAGCGTATGACAGTTCATAAAGAAATTAAATAA
- a CDS encoding competence/damage-inducible protein A, whose product MQAEIITIGDEILIGQVVDTNSAYISKTLNKIGVSVYQITSVQDDKDHILKALQEAESNADIIIITGGLGPTKDDITKNTIAEYFNDELIVDKAVLKNIEHLWENHIKKPLLQVNKDQALVPSKAQALMNIYGSAPGMWLENNNKVFVSLPGVPFEMKALMENEVVPKLRTKYNFPFIKHKTLLTYGLGESSLAERIEVWEDNLPSYIKLAYLPNLGKVRLRLSGKHTDRALLETEMEQQIQQLLPQIEDVFFGYEEDGNIEAIVGKLLAKEGKTIATAESCTGGKIAESITSVAGASAYFKGGIVSYATETKINVLGINKRIIDNYSVVSAQVVEAMATNTLKKFNVDYTIATTGNAGPTKGDSNAEIGTVFIAIATKNNVYSKEFNFGNHRIKVINKAVNKAFEMLQKEILKK is encoded by the coding sequence ATGCAAGCAGAAATCATAACCATAGGTGATGAAATTCTCATTGGTCAGGTTGTCGATACAAATTCAGCTTATATAAGTAAAACCCTTAATAAAATTGGGGTTTCTGTGTATCAAATTACATCGGTTCAAGACGATAAAGATCATATTTTAAAAGCTTTGCAAGAAGCCGAAAGTAATGCCGATATCATTATTATTACCGGAGGTTTAGGGCCAACTAAAGACGATATTACCAAAAACACCATTGCCGAATATTTTAATGATGAATTAATTGTTGACAAAGCAGTACTAAAAAATATAGAGCACCTTTGGGAAAACCATATCAAGAAACCATTACTACAGGTTAATAAAGATCAAGCTTTAGTGCCATCAAAAGCACAGGCCTTAATGAATATTTATGGAAGTGCGCCAGGCATGTGGTTGGAAAACAATAACAAAGTATTTGTCTCGCTTCCTGGCGTGCCGTTTGAGATGAAAGCACTTATGGAAAATGAAGTCGTTCCAAAATTGAGAACCAAATACAATTTTCCATTCATCAAGCATAAAACCCTATTAACCTACGGCTTAGGAGAAAGTTCTTTAGCAGAACGAATAGAAGTATGGGAAGATAACTTACCTAGTTACATTAAATTAGCCTATTTACCTAATTTGGGTAAAGTAAGATTAAGACTTTCAGGAAAACATACAGACAGGGCATTGCTTGAAACCGAAATGGAGCAGCAAATTCAACAATTGCTCCCTCAAATAGAAGATGTGTTTTTTGGGTATGAAGAAGATGGAAACATCGAGGCTATTGTTGGTAAATTATTAGCTAAAGAAGGTAAAACTATAGCAACAGCAGAAAGTTGTACAGGAGGAAAAATAGCAGAAAGCATTACCTCAGTTGCTGGAGCATCAGCATATTTTAAAGGAGGGATTGTAAGTTACGCCACCGAAACTAAAATTAATGTTTTAGGTATTAATAAACGTATTATCGATAACTATTCGGTTGTTAGTGCTCAAGTGGTCGAAGCTATGGCAACAAATACTTTAAAGAAATTTAATGTAGACTATACTATTGCAACAACAGGAAATGCGGGACCAACAAAAGGCGACTCAAATGCCGAAATAGGAACGGTGTTTATTGCAATTGCAACAAAAAACAATGTATATTCCAAAGAATTTAACTTTGGAAACCATAGAATAAAGGTTATAAATAAAGCCGTAAATAAGGCTTTTGAAATGCTTCAGAAAGAAATTTTAAAAAAGTAA
- a CDS encoding SRPBCC domain-containing protein, protein MSSHSIYHNFIIKVSLKEVFDAVSHPQHLDNWWTLKSSGEPKLGTTYNLNFTDAYDWYGKVAVCEPNNSFHIKMTKSDKDWEPTTFGFDLQEHDQGTYVRFSHVNWPEMNDHLKFSSFCWGMLLNGLKDYLEKGTVIPFENRN, encoded by the coding sequence ATGTCATCTCATTCCATATATCATAACTTCATTATTAAAGTTTCCCTAAAGGAGGTGTTTGACGCTGTGTCACACCCCCAACATTTGGACAATTGGTGGACGCTAAAAAGTTCTGGTGAACCAAAACTGGGGACAACTTACAATTTGAATTTTACTGATGCGTATGATTGGTATGGTAAAGTAGCGGTTTGTGAACCAAATAATTCTTTCCATATAAAAATGACCAAAAGTGACAAGGATTGGGAGCCTACTACTTTTGGATTTGATTTACAAGAACACGACCAAGGAACCTATGTCAGGTTTAGTCATGTCAATTGGCCTGAGATGAATGACCACCTAAAATTCTCCTCGTTTTGTTGGGGCATGTTACTCAATGGACTTAAAGATTATTTGGAAAAAGGTACCGTAATTCCTTTTGAAAATAGAAACTAA
- the rimO gene encoding 30S ribosomal protein S12 methylthiotransferase RimO, with protein sequence MRTKSRKKNKINVVTLGCSKNVYDSEVLMGQLKANGKEVVHEEEGNVVVINTCGFINNAKEESVNTILEFMQKKEAGDVDKVFVTGCLSERYKPDLEKEIPNVDQYFGTTELPGLLKALGADYKHELIGERLTTTPKNYAYLKIAEGCDRPCSFCAIPLMRGKHKSTPIEDLVSEAEKLATNGVKELILIAQDLTYYGLDLYKKRNLAELLENLVKVEGIEWIRLHYAFPTGFPMDVLDVMKREPKVCNYIDIPLQHISNHLLKSMRRGTTKEKTTKLLKDFRKTVPEMTIRTTLIVGYPGETEEDFQELKQWVQEMRFERLGCFTYSHEENTHAYTLEDDVPEEVKQQRANEIMEVQSQISWELNQEKIGKELTIVIDRKEGNYFIGRTEFDSPDVDNEVLIDASTTYLKTGEFAKVKITDASDFDLYAEVLTN encoded by the coding sequence ATGAGAACAAAATCGCGCAAGAAAAATAAGATTAATGTAGTTACACTTGGCTGTAGTAAAAATGTTTATGATAGTGAAGTGTTAATGGGACAGCTTAAAGCCAATGGAAAAGAGGTTGTTCATGAAGAAGAAGGGAATGTTGTGGTTATTAATACTTGTGGATTTATTAATAATGCTAAAGAAGAAAGTGTGAACACCATTTTGGAGTTTATGCAAAAAAAAGAAGCCGGCGATGTTGATAAAGTGTTTGTTACAGGGTGTTTAAGTGAGCGCTATAAACCAGATTTAGAAAAGGAAATTCCGAATGTTGATCAGTATTTCGGAACGACTGAATTGCCGGGATTATTAAAAGCTTTAGGTGCCGATTACAAGCATGAACTTATAGGAGAACGCTTAACAACAACGCCTAAAAACTATGCGTATTTAAAAATTGCTGAAGGTTGTGATCGTCCGTGTAGTTTCTGTGCCATTCCATTAATGCGAGGAAAACATAAAAGTACCCCAATAGAAGATCTTGTCTCTGAAGCTGAAAAGTTAGCCACAAACGGTGTTAAAGAGTTAATTCTTATTGCGCAAGATTTAACCTATTACGGGTTAGATTTATACAAAAAGAGAAATCTTGCTGAGTTGTTAGAAAACCTTGTAAAAGTAGAAGGAATAGAATGGATTAGACTACATTATGCGTTTCCAACAGGGTTTCCAATGGACGTTTTAGATGTTATGAAACGTGAGCCTAAAGTCTGTAATTATATCGATATTCCATTACAGCATATCTCAAATCACCTTCTTAAAAGTATGCGTCGTGGTACAACTAAAGAGAAAACCACAAAACTACTTAAAGACTTTAGAAAAACGGTACCTGAAATGACCATTCGTACCACGTTAATTGTTGGTTACCCTGGAGAAACCGAAGAAGATTTTCAAGAACTAAAACAGTGGGTGCAAGAAATGCGTTTTGAGCGTTTAGGATGTTTTACATATTCTCACGAAGAAAACACACATGCATATACTTTGGAAGATGATGTTCCAGAGGAAGTTAAACAACAAAGAGCCAACGAGATTATGGAGGTGCAATCTCAAATTTCGTGGGAGCTAAACCAAGAAAAAATAGGTAAAGAATTAACAATTGTTATCGATAGAAAAGAAGGGAATTACTTTATTGGCCGTACCGAATTTGATTCACCAGATGTAGATAATGAAGTGTTAATAGATGCTTCAACAACATATCTTAAAACAGGGGAATTTGCTAAGGTAAAAATAACAGATGCTTCAGATTTCGATTTATATGCTGAAGTTTTAACAAACTAA
- a CDS encoding fumarylacetoacetate hydrolase family protein, whose translation MKLICIGRNYTEHIAELENEKPSEPVVFQKPDTAILLKKQPFFIPDFSNDVHHEVEVLVKINRVGKYIDKKFAHKYYNEIGLGIDFTARDLQKQLKEKGLPWEKAKAFDGAAVVGKWIAKSEVQNLNSLNFSLEKNGDIVQEGNTSHMLWKIDEIIEYVSKYFTLKIGDIIFTGTPAGVGKVIANDKLKGFLEGREMFSITVK comes from the coding sequence ATGAAGCTTATTTGTATAGGACGAAATTATACCGAGCATATTGCCGAATTGGAAAATGAAAAACCAAGTGAACCGGTGGTGTTTCAAAAACCAGACACGGCTATTTTATTAAAAAAACAACCCTTTTTTATACCAGATTTTTCTAACGATGTACATCATGAAGTTGAGGTTTTGGTGAAAATAAACCGTGTAGGAAAGTATATAGATAAAAAATTTGCCCATAAATATTACAACGAAATTGGCTTGGGTATCGATTTTACAGCTCGCGATCTTCAAAAGCAATTAAAAGAAAAAGGCTTGCCTTGGGAAAAAGCAAAAGCTTTTGATGGCGCTGCGGTTGTAGGTAAATGGATAGCAAAATCAGAGGTTCAAAACTTAAATAGTTTAAACTTTTCATTAGAAAAGAATGGCGACATTGTACAAGAAGGCAATACCAGTCATATGCTCTGGAAAATTGATGAGATTATAGAATATGTATCAAAATATTTCACTTTAAAGATAGGAGATATTATCTTTACAGGAACGCCTGCAGGTGTAGGCAAGGTAATTGCTAATGATAAATTGAAAGGCTTCTTAGAGGGAAGAGAAATGTTTTCAATAACAGTAAAATAA
- the rpmB gene encoding 50S ribosomal protein L28, protein MSRVCELTGKKAMVGNNVSHAMNKTKRKFDANLVKKRFYIPEEDKWVTLKVSTSALKTINKIGISAALKQAKAKGFIK, encoded by the coding sequence ATGTCAAGAGTTTGTGAACTTACTGGGAAAAAAGCGATGGTTGGAAACAACGTATCTCACGCGATGAATAAAACTAAACGTAAATTTGATGCAAATTTAGTTAAAAAGCGTTTTTACATTCCTGAAGAAGATAAATGGGTAACTTTAAAAGTTTCTACATCTGCATTAAAAACCATTAATAAAATTGGTATTTCTGCAGCATTGAAACAAGCTAAAGCCAAAGGGTTTATAAAATAA